Proteins encoded in a region of the Zea mays cultivar B73 chromosome 2, Zm-B73-REFERENCE-NAM-5.0, whole genome shotgun sequence genome:
- the LOC103647548 gene encoding uncharacterized protein isoform X1 yields MTAEGTACNGAGEALKAEFAPEKVVAVSLEEKPVGEREGEDVGGPFLIVNGGDSDGHSEPGSDLGKAPDEDPASEEDDVPTFNAAPDAAVAGDHGTAEGQVGAQGAALGASSADGGDRASDGSEGSADESRGDPSSDCVAEVAQQEAVGEEDSGAAALASRECEPTITSADSEAHYVDSEVEDKEGTVDGSAVVDAVEAVVHQEASTEQDEDAAVMSSGHDDALTSPKSCSAAVESEVIREDSKEQSITDGVEPQQQGTVGASTLVENEHLCADMMADSFVAANEPDSQEDAAVMSSGHDDALTSPKSCSAAVESEVIREDSKEQSITDGVEPQQQGTVGASALVENEHLCVDMAADSFVAATEPDSQEDAAVESCGHDDLLTFTESGSADIESEVYGEDSEQKESNTVVVEIVVQGVGRADVLMANGHLCADTQAGSSEATTEPENHANGSKLTDVAESVEGDAGSGEQDTMDSSQTNGHIYVALSADSCIVPSESKAHSFETDGQRTDQLQEEAPKLEAEVLEGVLKPTERNCAGSVEKLIGEEVGTDGHASIGGTADAYGEQEAKPMQVEGEVTCGILEFEKVDKDGEEGLCDDYTVGVVSSNEETELPMKEKVDEAVPSVNVGGPEKVTDNTSQDTKTVDFIDEITAESNFKAENMVEVKSAAREVDKTEVKDLAFADEANVAPLHLQRDCESVMETIEHEKVELPGGCQAHEIVYSSELEPKKEFEMGVDGAVPLQGAAASVASVFHHEPMSIDLSENDSGNHSGPTTALESCDHVQNEESISQEISMTTIEQPIAIDQVEPVNLNVDELVVDDDQPGFAPRCESARLDKPGCTSKKDDSNEIVEDSKSLENQLEICNAATMSDECSSRNANEDPSPINMSAECSSRTANEGFSPINEASHLAEESCLSDKSYNAISYENGNGPAKSSEEPDKSCNAIICENENEPAKSSDVVETRCVEALAPSSVGTVVTAEQKDNGHRASGEWHGDNVQVIGQQQKIYIIKVPKFAGDDLWNKIQAAQAHLDHLTQERDAINRRRQKQKAVCDQYREKLEAARREEREARTAHGDKKNDLNNVRSVLGKLHQANSAEELDELIAKKERTMQHETISLKEEKLLIKEINELKAQRKQLSTTMGSKAEINEAFDQKDHIHERHKVLKKDSDVLLTNLKFLEENTRKIQKSFEDERTGLRKLTEEHRAANEIRQKAYIEWTELRSEPSKKNEYFFRYRDDRNAAEIFRANGDINGLKSHCNSQIEGVMEMWNKNEEFRKQYVESNKVSTLKRLGTHDGRKLGPDEDPPVISSRRPSSIYPLSASSPGVATLASIPAPVVAAPAAVSAKEDSFPVLEAPQTSKRTKSKASDICAQTENNSVIVSEAEALEQTLKEKARLLEEQLELARKAEELARKEEELSKERAAAEKERLRMEQKAKAKEAEERKRRKAEKDKEKAEFKARKEAEEREKKKAKKDKRRGTAPADSSLTGDGHAAALATADTDSNASDNPREAEAPQPAAAPKRLSRPAAAIKQLNRVQPMPAPLRNRGRRRLRQYILIAAAVLSGLALFVAGNYIPRLKSVHS; encoded by the exons ATGACGGCGGAGGGGACGGCGTGCAACGGCGCCGGCGAGGCGCTGAAGGCGGAATTCGCGCCGGAGAAGGTGGTGGCCGTGTCCCTGGAGGAGAAGCCGGTCGGGGAGCGCGAGGGCGAGGACGTCGGCGGGCCGTTCTTGATCGTGAACGGCGGCGATTCCGACGGGCACTCCGAGCCTGGCTCAGATCTGGGCAAGGCGCCCGACGAGGACCCTGCATCCGAGGAGGACGACGTGCCCACCTTCAATGCAGCTCCGGACGCGGCCGTGGCCGGAGATCACGGGACCGCCGAAGGGCAAGTTGGTGCTCAGGGTGCGGCACTCGGTGCTTCGTCGGCGGACGGGGGTGATCGTGCTTCCGACGGGTCTGAGGGTAGCGCGGATGAGAGCAGAGGTGACCCAAGTTCCGATTGTGTTGCCGAAGTGGCGCAGCAGGAGGCTGTTGGTGAAGAGGACAGTGGGGCAGCTGCTCTGGCGTCCCGTGAATGCGAACCTACCATCACCAGTGCTGACTCTGAGGCACActatgtggattctgaggttgaaGACAAGGAGGGCACAGTGGATGGTAGTGCTGTTGTTGATGCCGTTGAAGCGGTGGTGCATCAGGAAGCTAGTACAGAGCAGGATGAAGATGCTGCTGTGATGTCCTCTGGCCATGATGATGCCCTAACGTCTCCCAAGTCTTGTTCTGCTGCCGTGGAGTCCGAGGTTATTAGAGAGGATAGCAAAGAACAGAGTATCACTGATGGTGTGGAGCCACAGCAGCAGGGTACAGTTGGGGCAAGTACTTTGGTGGAGAATGAGCATCTTTGTGCCGACATGATGGCTGATTCATTTGTAGCTGCCAATGAGCCTGACAGTCAAGAGGATGCTGCTGTGATGTCCTCTGGCCATGATGATGCCCTAACGTCTCCCAAGTCTTGTTCTGCTGCCGTGGAGTCCGAGGTTATTAGAGAGGATAGCAAAGAACAGAGTATCACTGATGGTGTGGAGCCACAGCAGCAGGGTACAGTTGGGGCAAGTGCTTTGGTGGAGAATGAGCATCTTTGTGTCGACATGGCGGCTGATTCATTTGTAGCTGCTACTGAGCCTGACAGTCAAGAGGATGCTGCTGTGGAGTCCTGCGGGCACGATGATCTGCTAACTTTTACTGAGTCTGGTTCTGCTGACATTGAGTCTGAGGTTTATGGAGAGGATAGCGAACAAAAAGAGAGCAACACTGTTGTTGTGGAGATCGTGGTGCAGGGCGTAGGTAGGGCAGATGTGCTGATGGCAAATGGGCATCTTTGTGCCGACACCCAAGCTGGTTCTTCTGAAGCTACTACTGAGCCTGAGAATCATGCTAATGGCAGCAAACTGACTGATGTTGCAGAATCAGTGGAGGGGGATGCCGGCAGTGGAGAACAGGATACAATGGATTCGTCGCAAACCAATGGGCATATTTATGTTGCCTTGAGTGCTGATTCTTGTATAGTTCCTTCTGAGTCCAAGGCCCATTCCTTTGAGACAGATGGGCAACGAACTGATCAGCTACAAGAGGAAGCTCCAAAACTTGAAGCTGAAGTATTGGAGGGAGTGCTAAAACCAACTGAAAGGAACTGTGCAGGTAGTGTTGAGAAACTCATAGGAGAGGAAGTTGGCACAGATGGGCATGCAAGCATAGGAGGTACAGCTGATGCTTATGGGGAGCAAGAAGCCAAGCCTATGCAGGTAGAAGGTGAAGTCACTTGCGGTATTCTCGAATTTGAAAAAGTGGATAAGGATGGTGAAGAGGGTTTGTGTGATGACTACACGGTTGGTGTTGTTTCTTCTAATGAGGAAACAGAGCTTCCTATGAAGGAAAAAGTAGATGAAGCTGTCCCCAGTGTTAATGTTGGTGGGCCAGAGAAAGTAACTGACAATACAAGCCAAGATACCAAGACAGTTGATTTTATTGATGAAATCACAGCAGAGTCAAACTTTAAAGCTGAAAATATGGTTGAAGTGAAAAGTGCAGCTCGTGAAGTTGACAAAACAGAGGTAAAAGATCTTGCTTTTGCTGATGAGGCTAATGTAGCTCCTTTACACCTTCAACGTGACTGTGAATCTGTTATGGAAACTATAGAGCATGAGAAGGTAGAATTACCAGGTGGTTGTCAAGCTCATGAAATTGTGTATTCTTCAGAACTAGAACCGAAGAAAGAGTTTGAGATGGGGGTTGATGGTGCTGTTCCATTGCAAGgagctgcagcttctgttgcctcTGTTTTCCACCATGAGCCAATGTCCATTGATTTGTCTGAGAATGATAGCGGTAACCATTCTGGCCCAACTACTGCGTTGGAATCCTGTGACCATGTGCAAAATGAAGAGAGCATATCCCAAGAAATTTCCATGACCACTATTGAGCAACCTATAGCTATTGATCAAGTTGAACCTGTCAACCTGAATGTAGATGAACTTGTGGTTGATGATGATCAACCTGGTTTTGCTCCAAGGTGTGAATCTGCTAGGCTGGATAAACCTGGATGTACTTCCAAAAAGGATGATTCAAATGAGATTGTTGAAGATAGCAAATCACTGGAAAATCAGTTAGAAATTTGCAATGCAGCTACTATGTCTGATGAGTGTTCCTCCAGAAATGCAAATGAAGATCCCTCTCCAATTAATATGTCTGCTGAGTGTTCCTCCAGAACTGCAAATGAAGGTTTCTCTCCAATTAATGAGGCTTCTCATCTAGCTGAGGAGTCTTGCCTTTCAGACAAGTCATACAATGCTATCAGTTATGAAAATGGAAATGGGCCTGCTAAATCTTCTGAGGAGCCTGACAAGTCATGCAATGCTATCATTTGTGAAAATGAAAATGAGCCTGCTAAATCTTCTGATGTGGTTGAAACCAGATGCGTGGAAG CATTAGCGCCTTCATCTGTTGGCACGGTTGTCACGGCAGAACAGAAGGACAATGGACACCGTGCTTCTGGTGAGTGGCATGGAGATAATGTGCAAGTCATTGGACAACAACAGAAGATCTACATAATTAAAGTTCCAAAGTTTGCCGGTGATGATCTCTGGAATAAGATCCAGGCTGCACAGGCTCACTTAGACCACCTGACCCAGGAAAGAGATGCAATTAACCGTCGTAGGCAAAAGCAAAAG GCTGTATGTGATCAATACAGGGAGAAGCTTGAGGCAGCACGTAGAGAAGAGCGGGAAGCTAGGACTGCACATGGAGATAAGAAGAATGATTTAAATAATGTACGTTCGGTACTAGGGAAATTGCACCAAGCAAATTCAGCTGAAGAACTTGATGAGCTG ATTGCGAAGAAAGAGAGGACTATGCAACATGAGACCATTTCTTTGAAAGAAGAAAAACTTTTAATTAAAGAGATTAATGAATTAAAAGCCCAACGGAAGCAGCTATCCACCACTATGGGCTCAAAGGCTGAAATCAATGAGGCATTTGACCAAAAAGATCACATTCATGAAAGGCATAAG GTGTTAAAGAAGGATTCTGATGTTTTATTGACCAACCTGAAATTCCTAGAGGAAAACACAAGAAAGATTCAAAAGTCTTTCGAAGATGAAAGAACAGGTCTCAGAAAATTAACAGAGGAACACCGAGCAGCTAATGAAATACGTCAAAAGGCCTACATTGAATGGACTGAGCTTAGATCAGAGCCCTCCAAGAAG AATGAATACTTCTTCAGGTACAGGGATGACCGGAATGCAGCAGAAATTTTCAGAGCTAATGGCGATATAAATGGACTTAAATCACACTGTAATAGTCAG ATTGAGGGAGTCATGGAAATGTGGAACAAAAACGAGGAATTCCGCAAGCAGTATGTTGAGTCAAACAAGGTTAGCACACTAAAGAGATTAGGGACCCATGATGGACGGAAACTTGGCCCTGATGAGGACCCTCCAGTCATATCAAGCAGAAGACCAAGCAGCATCTATCCATTGTCTGCCTCAAGCCCGGGAGTGGCCACTTTAGCTTCAATACCAGCACCTGTGGTAGCTGCTCCAGCTGCAGTCTCTGCCAAAGAGGACTCATTTCCTGTTTTGGAAGCCCCCCAGACCAGCAAGCGCACCAAGTCAAAAGCATCTGATATCTGTGCCCAGACCGAGAACAACTCTGTTATAGTATCGGAGGCAGAGGCTTTGGAACAGACTTTGAAAGAGAAAGCTCGTCTATTGGAGGAACAATTGGAGTTAGCTAGGAAGGCAGAGGAGTTGGCACGGAAGGAGGAGGAATTAAGCAAAGAGAGGGCTGCCGCTGAGAAGGAGCGGCTTAGGATGGAGCAGAAGGCTAAGGCCAAGGAGGCCGAGGAGAGGAAGAGGCGGAAAGCCGAGAAGGACAAGGAGAAAGCCGAGTTCAAAGCGCGCAAGGAAGCTGAGGAGAGGGAGAAG AAGAAAGCCAAGAAAGACAAAAGGAGAGGCACGGCACCAGCAGATTCTAGCCTCACTGGTGACGGGCACGCCGCGGCCTTGGCCACAGCAGACACTGACAGCAACGCATCGGACAACCCGAGGGAAGCTGAGGCTCCTCAACCGGCGGCGGCTCCCAAGAGGCTGTCTAGGCCCGCAGCGGCAATCAAGCAGCTGAACAGGGTGCAGCCCATGCCGGCGCCGCTACGTAACAGGGGCAGAAGGAGACTGCGGCAGTACATCCTGATCGCGGCGGCCGTGCTATCGGGGCTTGCGTTGTTCGTGGCAGGCAACTATATTCCCAGGctcaagtcggttcactcctAA
- the LOC103647548 gene encoding uncharacterized protein isoform X2 — protein sequence MTAEGTACNGAGEALKAEFAPEKVVAVSLEEKPVGEREGEDVGGPFLIVNGGDSDGHSEPGSDLGKAPDEDPASEEDDVPTFNAAPDAAVAGDHGTAEGQVGAQGAALGASSADGGDRASDGSEGSADESRGDPSSDCVAEVAQQEAVGEEDSGAAALASRECEPTITSADSEAHYVDSEVEDKEGTVDGSAVVDAVEAVVHQEASTEQDEDAAVMSSGHDDALTSPKSCSAAVESEVIREDSKEQSITDGVEPQQQGTVGASALVENEHLCVDMAADSFVAATEPDSQEDAAVESCGHDDLLTFTESGSADIESEVYGEDSEQKESNTVVVEIVVQGVGRADVLMANGHLCADTQAGSSEATTEPENHANGSKLTDVAESVEGDAGSGEQDTMDSSQTNGHIYVALSADSCIVPSESKAHSFETDGQRTDQLQEEAPKLEAEVLEGVLKPTERNCAGSVEKLIGEEVGTDGHASIGGTADAYGEQEAKPMQVEGEVTCGILEFEKVDKDGEEGLCDDYTVGVVSSNEETELPMKEKVDEAVPSVNVGGPEKVTDNTSQDTKTVDFIDEITAESNFKAENMVEVKSAAREVDKTEVKDLAFADEANVAPLHLQRDCESVMETIEHEKVELPGGCQAHEIVYSSELEPKKEFEMGVDGAVPLQGAAASVASVFHHEPMSIDLSENDSGNHSGPTTALESCDHVQNEESISQEISMTTIEQPIAIDQVEPVNLNVDELVVDDDQPGFAPRCESARLDKPGCTSKKDDSNEIVEDSKSLENQLEICNAATMSDECSSRNANEDPSPINMSAECSSRTANEGFSPINEASHLAEESCLSDKSYNAISYENGNGPAKSSEEPDKSCNAIICENENEPAKSSDVVETRCVEALAPSSVGTVVTAEQKDNGHRASGEWHGDNVQVIGQQQKIYIIKVPKFAGDDLWNKIQAAQAHLDHLTQERDAINRRRQKQKAVCDQYREKLEAARREEREARTAHGDKKNDLNNVRSVLGKLHQANSAEELDELIAKKERTMQHETISLKEEKLLIKEINELKAQRKQLSTTMGSKAEINEAFDQKDHIHERHKVLKKDSDVLLTNLKFLEENTRKIQKSFEDERTGLRKLTEEHRAANEIRQKAYIEWTELRSEPSKKNEYFFRYRDDRNAAEIFRANGDINGLKSHCNSQIEGVMEMWNKNEEFRKQYVESNKVSTLKRLGTHDGRKLGPDEDPPVISSRRPSSIYPLSASSPGVATLASIPAPVVAAPAAVSAKEDSFPVLEAPQTSKRTKSKASDICAQTENNSVIVSEAEALEQTLKEKARLLEEQLELARKAEELARKEEELSKERAAAEKERLRMEQKAKAKEAEERKRRKAEKDKEKAEFKARKEAEEREKKKAKKDKRRGTAPADSSLTGDGHAAALATADTDSNASDNPREAEAPQPAAAPKRLSRPAAAIKQLNRVQPMPAPLRNRGRRRLRQYILIAAAVLSGLALFVAGNYIPRLKSVHS from the exons ATGACGGCGGAGGGGACGGCGTGCAACGGCGCCGGCGAGGCGCTGAAGGCGGAATTCGCGCCGGAGAAGGTGGTGGCCGTGTCCCTGGAGGAGAAGCCGGTCGGGGAGCGCGAGGGCGAGGACGTCGGCGGGCCGTTCTTGATCGTGAACGGCGGCGATTCCGACGGGCACTCCGAGCCTGGCTCAGATCTGGGCAAGGCGCCCGACGAGGACCCTGCATCCGAGGAGGACGACGTGCCCACCTTCAATGCAGCTCCGGACGCGGCCGTGGCCGGAGATCACGGGACCGCCGAAGGGCAAGTTGGTGCTCAGGGTGCGGCACTCGGTGCTTCGTCGGCGGACGGGGGTGATCGTGCTTCCGACGGGTCTGAGGGTAGCGCGGATGAGAGCAGAGGTGACCCAAGTTCCGATTGTGTTGCCGAAGTGGCGCAGCAGGAGGCTGTTGGTGAAGAGGACAGTGGGGCAGCTGCTCTGGCGTCCCGTGAATGCGAACCTACCATCACCAGTGCTGACTCTGAGGCACActatgtggattctgaggttgaaGACAAGGAGGGCACAGTGGATGGTAGTGCTGTTGTTGATGCCGTTGAAGCGGTGGTGCATCAGGAAGCTAGTACAGAGCAGGATGAA GATGCTGCTGTGATGTCCTCTGGCCATGATGATGCCCTAACGTCTCCCAAGTCTTGTTCTGCTGCCGTGGAGTCCGAGGTTATTAGAGAGGATAGCAAAGAACAGAGTATCACTGATGGTGTGGAGCCACAGCAGCAGGGTACAGTTGGGGCAAGTGCTTTGGTGGAGAATGAGCATCTTTGTGTCGACATGGCGGCTGATTCATTTGTAGCTGCTACTGAGCCTGACAGTCAAGAGGATGCTGCTGTGGAGTCCTGCGGGCACGATGATCTGCTAACTTTTACTGAGTCTGGTTCTGCTGACATTGAGTCTGAGGTTTATGGAGAGGATAGCGAACAAAAAGAGAGCAACACTGTTGTTGTGGAGATCGTGGTGCAGGGCGTAGGTAGGGCAGATGTGCTGATGGCAAATGGGCATCTTTGTGCCGACACCCAAGCTGGTTCTTCTGAAGCTACTACTGAGCCTGAGAATCATGCTAATGGCAGCAAACTGACTGATGTTGCAGAATCAGTGGAGGGGGATGCCGGCAGTGGAGAACAGGATACAATGGATTCGTCGCAAACCAATGGGCATATTTATGTTGCCTTGAGTGCTGATTCTTGTATAGTTCCTTCTGAGTCCAAGGCCCATTCCTTTGAGACAGATGGGCAACGAACTGATCAGCTACAAGAGGAAGCTCCAAAACTTGAAGCTGAAGTATTGGAGGGAGTGCTAAAACCAACTGAAAGGAACTGTGCAGGTAGTGTTGAGAAACTCATAGGAGAGGAAGTTGGCACAGATGGGCATGCAAGCATAGGAGGTACAGCTGATGCTTATGGGGAGCAAGAAGCCAAGCCTATGCAGGTAGAAGGTGAAGTCACTTGCGGTATTCTCGAATTTGAAAAAGTGGATAAGGATGGTGAAGAGGGTTTGTGTGATGACTACACGGTTGGTGTTGTTTCTTCTAATGAGGAAACAGAGCTTCCTATGAAGGAAAAAGTAGATGAAGCTGTCCCCAGTGTTAATGTTGGTGGGCCAGAGAAAGTAACTGACAATACAAGCCAAGATACCAAGACAGTTGATTTTATTGATGAAATCACAGCAGAGTCAAACTTTAAAGCTGAAAATATGGTTGAAGTGAAAAGTGCAGCTCGTGAAGTTGACAAAACAGAGGTAAAAGATCTTGCTTTTGCTGATGAGGCTAATGTAGCTCCTTTACACCTTCAACGTGACTGTGAATCTGTTATGGAAACTATAGAGCATGAGAAGGTAGAATTACCAGGTGGTTGTCAAGCTCATGAAATTGTGTATTCTTCAGAACTAGAACCGAAGAAAGAGTTTGAGATGGGGGTTGATGGTGCTGTTCCATTGCAAGgagctgcagcttctgttgcctcTGTTTTCCACCATGAGCCAATGTCCATTGATTTGTCTGAGAATGATAGCGGTAACCATTCTGGCCCAACTACTGCGTTGGAATCCTGTGACCATGTGCAAAATGAAGAGAGCATATCCCAAGAAATTTCCATGACCACTATTGAGCAACCTATAGCTATTGATCAAGTTGAACCTGTCAACCTGAATGTAGATGAACTTGTGGTTGATGATGATCAACCTGGTTTTGCTCCAAGGTGTGAATCTGCTAGGCTGGATAAACCTGGATGTACTTCCAAAAAGGATGATTCAAATGAGATTGTTGAAGATAGCAAATCACTGGAAAATCAGTTAGAAATTTGCAATGCAGCTACTATGTCTGATGAGTGTTCCTCCAGAAATGCAAATGAAGATCCCTCTCCAATTAATATGTCTGCTGAGTGTTCCTCCAGAACTGCAAATGAAGGTTTCTCTCCAATTAATGAGGCTTCTCATCTAGCTGAGGAGTCTTGCCTTTCAGACAAGTCATACAATGCTATCAGTTATGAAAATGGAAATGGGCCTGCTAAATCTTCTGAGGAGCCTGACAAGTCATGCAATGCTATCATTTGTGAAAATGAAAATGAGCCTGCTAAATCTTCTGATGTGGTTGAAACCAGATGCGTGGAAG CATTAGCGCCTTCATCTGTTGGCACGGTTGTCACGGCAGAACAGAAGGACAATGGACACCGTGCTTCTGGTGAGTGGCATGGAGATAATGTGCAAGTCATTGGACAACAACAGAAGATCTACATAATTAAAGTTCCAAAGTTTGCCGGTGATGATCTCTGGAATAAGATCCAGGCTGCACAGGCTCACTTAGACCACCTGACCCAGGAAAGAGATGCAATTAACCGTCGTAGGCAAAAGCAAAAG GCTGTATGTGATCAATACAGGGAGAAGCTTGAGGCAGCACGTAGAGAAGAGCGGGAAGCTAGGACTGCACATGGAGATAAGAAGAATGATTTAAATAATGTACGTTCGGTACTAGGGAAATTGCACCAAGCAAATTCAGCTGAAGAACTTGATGAGCTG ATTGCGAAGAAAGAGAGGACTATGCAACATGAGACCATTTCTTTGAAAGAAGAAAAACTTTTAATTAAAGAGATTAATGAATTAAAAGCCCAACGGAAGCAGCTATCCACCACTATGGGCTCAAAGGCTGAAATCAATGAGGCATTTGACCAAAAAGATCACATTCATGAAAGGCATAAG GTGTTAAAGAAGGATTCTGATGTTTTATTGACCAACCTGAAATTCCTAGAGGAAAACACAAGAAAGATTCAAAAGTCTTTCGAAGATGAAAGAACAGGTCTCAGAAAATTAACAGAGGAACACCGAGCAGCTAATGAAATACGTCAAAAGGCCTACATTGAATGGACTGAGCTTAGATCAGAGCCCTCCAAGAAG AATGAATACTTCTTCAGGTACAGGGATGACCGGAATGCAGCAGAAATTTTCAGAGCTAATGGCGATATAAATGGACTTAAATCACACTGTAATAGTCAG ATTGAGGGAGTCATGGAAATGTGGAACAAAAACGAGGAATTCCGCAAGCAGTATGTTGAGTCAAACAAGGTTAGCACACTAAAGAGATTAGGGACCCATGATGGACGGAAACTTGGCCCTGATGAGGACCCTCCAGTCATATCAAGCAGAAGACCAAGCAGCATCTATCCATTGTCTGCCTCAAGCCCGGGAGTGGCCACTTTAGCTTCAATACCAGCACCTGTGGTAGCTGCTCCAGCTGCAGTCTCTGCCAAAGAGGACTCATTTCCTGTTTTGGAAGCCCCCCAGACCAGCAAGCGCACCAAGTCAAAAGCATCTGATATCTGTGCCCAGACCGAGAACAACTCTGTTATAGTATCGGAGGCAGAGGCTTTGGAACAGACTTTGAAAGAGAAAGCTCGTCTATTGGAGGAACAATTGGAGTTAGCTAGGAAGGCAGAGGAGTTGGCACGGAAGGAGGAGGAATTAAGCAAAGAGAGGGCTGCCGCTGAGAAGGAGCGGCTTAGGATGGAGCAGAAGGCTAAGGCCAAGGAGGCCGAGGAGAGGAAGAGGCGGAAAGCCGAGAAGGACAAGGAGAAAGCCGAGTTCAAAGCGCGCAAGGAAGCTGAGGAGAGGGAGAAG AAGAAAGCCAAGAAAGACAAAAGGAGAGGCACGGCACCAGCAGATTCTAGCCTCACTGGTGACGGGCACGCCGCGGCCTTGGCCACAGCAGACACTGACAGCAACGCATCGGACAACCCGAGGGAAGCTGAGGCTCCTCAACCGGCGGCGGCTCCCAAGAGGCTGTCTAGGCCCGCAGCGGCAATCAAGCAGCTGAACAGGGTGCAGCCCATGCCGGCGCCGCTACGTAACAGGGGCAGAAGGAGACTGCGGCAGTACATCCTGATCGCGGCGGCCGTGCTATCGGGGCTTGCGTTGTTCGTGGCAGGCAACTATATTCCCAGGctcaagtcggttcactcctAA
- the LOC100191922 gene encoding 3-hydroxy-3-methylglutaryl-coenzyme A reductase-like, with protein sequence MDMDVRRRVPPPHGSVPRRQQATGAEGERVRVQAGDALPLPIRHTNLIFSALFAASLVYLMRRWRGKIRASTPLHVVSPAEIFAICGLVASLIYLLSFFGIAFVQSVVSSSDDDEDFIVDSRHARARAPPTPAQTPCALLGSPAAATEKMPEEDEEIVAAVVAGKIPSYVLESRLGDCRRAAGIRREALRRITGRDMDGLPLDGFDYASILGQCCELPVGYVQLPVGVAGPLLLDGRRLYVPMATTEGCLVASTNRGCKAIAESGGASSVVFRDGMTRAPVVRFPSARRAAELKAFLEDPANFDTLAVVFNRSSRFGRLQGVKCAIAGRNLYMRFSCSTGDAMGMNMVSKGVQNVLDYLQADFPDMDVISISGNFCSDKKSAAVNWIDGRGKSVVCEAVIKEEVVKKVLKTNVQALVELNVIKNLAGSAVAGALGGFNAHASNIVAAIFIATGQDPAQNVESSQCITMLEAINDGKDLHVSVTMPSIEVGTVGGGTQLASQSACLDLLGVKGANRESPGSNARLLATVVAGAVLAAELSLISAQAAGHLVQSHMKYNRSSKALAEETDKPKKC encoded by the exons ATGGATATGGATGTCCGCCGCAGGGTTCCACCGCCGCACGGGAGCGTCCCTAGGCGCCAGCAGGCGACCGGGGCCGAGGGGGAGCGGGTGCGTGTGCAGGCGGGTGATGCGCTACCGCTGCCGATCCGGCACACGAACCTCATCTTCTCGGCGCTGTTCGCCGCGTCGCTGGTGTACCTGATGCGTCGGTGGCGGGGGAAGATCCGCGCCTCCACGCCGCTCCACGTGGTCTCCCCCGCCGAGATCTTCGCCATCTGCGGCCTCGTCGCGTCGCTCATCTACCTCCTCAGCTTCTTCGGGATCGCCTTCGTGCAGTCCGTCGTctccagcagcgacgacgacgaggacttcatcgtcgactcccgccacgcgcgggcgcgggcgccgcCGACGCCTGCGCAGACCCCGTGTGCGCTGCTGGGGAGCCCCGCCGCCGCGACGGAGAAAATGCCGGAGGAGGACGAGGAGATCGTGGCCGCGGTTGTGGCAGGGAAGATCCCGTCCTACGTGCTGGAGTCTAGGCTGGGAGATTGCCGCCGGGCCGCCGGGATCAGGAGGGAGGCGCTGCGCCGGATCACCGGAAGGGATATGGACGGGCTCCCGCTCGACGGGTTCGACTACGCGTCCATCCTGGGCCAATGCTGCGAGCTGCCGGTCGGGTACGTGCAGCTTCCCGTGGGCGTCGCCGGACCGCTCCTGCTCGACGGGCGCCGCCTCTACGTACCGATGGCCACCACCGAGGGCTGCCTCGTCGCCAGCACGAACCGCGGATGCAAGGCCATTGCCGAGTCCGGTGGTGCCTCCAGCGTCGTTTTCAGGGACGGGATGACGCGAGCCCCGGTCGTCCGGTTCCCGTCTGCACGCCGCGCCGCTGAGCTCAAGGCCTTCTTGGAGGACCCAGCGAACTTTGACACCCTGGCCGTGGTGTTTAACAG ATCGAGCAGATTTGGAAGGCTGCAGGGAGTGAAGTGTGCGATTGCAGGAAGGAACTTGTACATGAGGTTCAGCTGCAGCACAGGGGATGCCATGGGGATGAACATGGTCTCCAAGGGTGTGCAGAACGTGCTGGACTACCTCCAGGCCGACTTCCCTGACATGGATGTCATCAGCATATCAG GTAACTTCTGTTCTGACAAGAAGTCAGCTGCTGTGAACTGGATTGATGGCCGTGGGAAGTCGGTGGTTTGTGAGGCAgtaatcaaggaagaagttgtgAAAAAGGTTCTCAAAACAAATGTTCAGGCTCTTGTAGAATTGAACGTGATCAAGAACCTCGCTGGTTCAGCTGTTGCTGGCGCTCTTGGGGGTTTCAATGCCCATGCAAGTAACATTGTGGCGGCCATCTTCATTGCCACTGGTCAGGACCCTGCACAGAACGTGGAGAGTTCCCAGTGTATCACCATGTTGGAAGCTATAAATGATGGCAAAGATCTGCACGTCTCCGTTACTATGCCATCTATTGAG GTTGGCACAGTTGGTGGAGGCACGCAGCTGGCCTCACAATCTGCCTGCTTGGACCTGCTTGGCGTCAAAGGTGCTAACAGGGAATCCCCAGGGTCCAACGCGCGGCtcttggccacggtggttgccggTGCGGTCCTAGCCGCGGAGCTGTCCCTCATCTCTGCGCAGGCCGCTGGCCATCTGGTCCAGAGCCACATGAAATACAACAGGTCCAGCAAGGCCCTTGCAGAGGAAACAGACAAACCCAAGAAATGTTGA